GCGATCGGCATGCGCCGACCGAAGCCGAACGCCCGCGACGTCACCTTCAGACCCGGGGCGGCCTGCTGGCGTTTGTATTCGTTGACCTGAATCTTGCGAACGACGTCCCGCACGACCGCGCGCTCGAAGCCGGCGGCGACGATCTGGTCAACCGTCTCGAGCCGCTCTTCGTAGCGCTTCAAAATCGCATCGAGCACGTCGTAGGGCGGCAGCGTGTCCTGGTCGGTCTGGTCGGGCTTGAGCTCGGCCGAGGGCGGCTTGGTGATGACGCGCTCCGGGATCACCCGTCCCTCGGGGCCGAGCCCGCCCTCCGGGCGGTGCTCGTTGCGCCAGCGCGACAGCG
The genomic region above belongs to Myxococcales bacterium and contains:
- the nadE gene encoding NAD(+) synthase — its product is IPIEPAMKAFGGMFREAFTHHPEDETEENVQARARGLTLMALSNKLGHMVLSTGNKSEMSVGYATLYGDMCGGYSVLKDIYKTTVFALSRWRNEHRPEGGLGPEGRVIPERVITKPPSAELKPDQTDQDTLPPYDVLDAILKRYEERLETVDQIVAAGFERAVVRDVVRKIQVNEYKRQQAAPGLKVTSRAFGFGRRMPIAARLNS